In a single window of the Streptacidiphilus sp. P02-A3a genome:
- the sbnA gene encoding 2,3-diaminopropionate biosynthesis protein SbnA yields the protein MPIVSRPEDFNVDDLYVDLRPVLAAPLYLKCEGFNFAGSIKLKAATALVDAAERDGLLSPDSVIVESSSGNLGVALSMIAASRGYRFLCVTDTRCNLTTRRLMEALGSQVHTVVEPSAEGGFLAARLGYVRELCAADSRYVWLNQYTNPSNWMAHYRRTAPAVAQRFPDLDVLFVGAGTTGTLMGCARYLRETRPGVTVVAVDSVGSVSFGGPPAPRMIPGLGAGVRPPLLDESYVDDVVLVPELDTLRACHQLARHGYLFGGSTGTVVSGALRWLAEHRPGVETTAVAISADLGERYLDSVYQPGWVREGYGPDALEEPRPDERLAVSGVAG from the coding sequence GTGCCGATCGTCTCCCGTCCCGAGGACTTCAATGTCGATGATCTCTACGTGGATCTGCGCCCTGTGCTCGCGGCCCCGCTCTATCTGAAGTGCGAAGGCTTCAACTTCGCCGGATCGATCAAACTCAAGGCCGCGACCGCGCTGGTGGACGCGGCCGAGCGGGACGGCCTGCTGTCCCCCGACTCCGTCATCGTGGAGTCCTCCTCGGGCAATCTCGGGGTGGCCCTCAGCATGATCGCGGCCAGCCGGGGCTACCGGTTCCTGTGCGTGACCGACACCCGCTGCAACCTGACGACCCGACGGTTGATGGAAGCACTCGGAAGCCAGGTGCACACCGTCGTGGAGCCCAGCGCCGAAGGCGGCTTCCTCGCCGCCCGCCTCGGCTACGTGCGGGAGCTGTGCGCCGCCGACAGCCGCTACGTCTGGCTGAACCAGTACACCAACCCCAGCAACTGGATGGCGCACTACCGGCGGACCGCGCCGGCCGTCGCCCAGCGGTTCCCGGACCTGGACGTGCTCTTCGTCGGGGCCGGGACCACCGGCACGCTGATGGGCTGCGCCCGCTACCTGCGTGAGACCCGGCCCGGGGTCACCGTCGTCGCGGTGGACTCGGTCGGCTCCGTGTCCTTCGGCGGACCACCGGCACCGCGGATGATCCCCGGACTGGGCGCGGGAGTCCGGCCGCCGCTGCTGGACGAGTCCTACGTCGACGACGTCGTGCTCGTCCCGGAGCTGGACACACTGCGCGCCTGCCATCAACTGGCCCGCCACGGATACCTGTTCGGCGGCTCCACCGGGACCGTGGTCAGCGGCGCGCTGCGCTGGCTCGCCGAGCACCGGCCGGGCGTCGAGACGACCGCGGTCGCCATCTCCGCGGACCTCGGCGAGCGCTACCTCGATTCGGTCTACCAGCCCGGCTGGGTCCGGGAGGGCTACGGCCCGGACGCGTTGGAGGAGCCCCGCCCGGACGAGCGGCTGGCCGTGTCCGGTGTGGCCGGCTGA